One window of Patescibacteria group bacterium genomic DNA carries:
- a CDS encoding cellulase family glycosylhydrolase, which produces MKRVLISNIFSYIILSLVLLGGSLYFLYRADTGIKRTPWIKTENTAFIKEGKPFRFIGANAVNIVFYDDWGLDIEKAIRASRKNNISVLRIYLDWGWAKDEDIDRIIDISRRNRTHLILTLTDCCCSGDHASLEKYFYVHAPFCNLTNKQCILAFKRRIKQIITRRNSVNGIIYRDDPTILAWEIANELEYRRFSHGEVKHWIEEISNYIKSLDGRHLLTIGLSIGESDLKNYPRLPQLFDAFNIDFFSVHFYASSRQQGEPVYRLKDNYPEQLRSLVDAFLMIGKPVIIGEFGLSDSGDFNYKMRKDPQSKSRYSLVFKEAMDAAFSAGASGVMFWGWGIPEEECVPMWWNNESHNQDDKEFCFLLRNYVMPQTKYYNGRP; this is translated from the coding sequence ATGAAGAGGGTCTTGATAAGCAACATTTTTAGCTACATTATATTATCTCTGGTGCTGCTGGGAGGATCCCTGTATTTTTTATATAGAGCCGATACCGGCATCAAGAGAACGCCGTGGATTAAAACAGAAAATACGGCGTTCATCAAGGAAGGCAAACCTTTTAGGTTCATTGGGGCAAATGCCGTAAATATTGTTTTTTATGATGATTGGGGCCTAGATATCGAAAAAGCCATACGTGCTTCCAGGAAAAATAACATTTCTGTCTTAAGGATCTATCTGGATTGGGGATGGGCCAAGGACGAGGATATCGATAGAATTATAGATATATCCCGGAGGAACCGCACCCACCTTATATTAACATTAACCGATTGTTGTTGCAGCGGCGATCACGCTAGTTTAGAAAAATATTTTTATGTACATGCCCCCTTTTGCAACCTGACTAATAAACAATGTATTTTAGCTTTTAAGAGGAGGATTAAGCAGATAATTACCAGGAGAAATTCCGTAAACGGCATAATTTATCGCGATGACCCGACAATATTAGCTTGGGAGATTGCGAATGAATTGGAATATCGAAGGTTTTCTCATGGCGAAGTAAAACATTGGATAGAGGAGATATCGAACTATATCAAATCATTGGATGGGAGGCATCTTTTAACCATCGGCTTATCGATTGGCGAGTCCGATCTTAAGAATTACCCTCGGTTACCCCAGTTATTCGATGCCTTTAATATTGATTTTTTTTCGGTCCATTTCTATGCCTCTTCCCGTCAACAGGGGGAGCCCGTATATAGACTAAAGGATAATTATCCAGAGCAGCTCAGGTCCCTGGTAGATGCTTTTCTTATGATTGGCAAGCCGGTTATAATCGGTGAATTCGGCCTAAGTGATTCGGGGGATTTCAATTATAAGATGAGAAAAGATCCCCAATCCAAGAGCCGGTATAGTTTAGTATTTAAAGAAGCCATGGATGCCGCTTTTTCAGCAGGGGCTTCAGGAGTAATGTTCTGGGGGTGGGGCATTCCGGAGGAGGAATGCGTTCCCATGTGGTGGAATAATGAAAGCCACAATCAGGACGATAAAGAGTTCTGTTTTTTGTTAAGAAATTACGTTATGCCGCAGACCAAATATTATAATGGCAGACCATAA
- a CDS encoding glycosyltransferase family 39 protein: MADHKKKLRYLLLLFIIYNSFFLNKAFHIDDPFTIGIAEAINKNPVIVPFEGDSIARIIETIPVDLLDKPLALGNNPLLIGYYYAPIIRFLGEREFWLHLFLLPFSVLAIISMYFLSSRFVARPFLPTLLLVISPVFLIMSQSIMLDIPLLSFFLLSATVFIYGVDKDNIPLLFLSGLLAGLASLIKYSGLLLIALMALYILIKRKQKRYYLFLLIPLAIFIVWCGRDFLFYGKIYFLEVLSGKLQAIRHPPQGAFTMRIFAFLSFLSGVTITPVFFLPWLTKVKRRKAILLVSLVAGFLPVLLKNIFMEYTAVEKTFLAMLFISSTFIICIMIEAGINSLSRKSQDNDKAFLALWFLLVLVFTVVIQFVAARFLLLLLPPMFIIIYQQAESSDGFLRPLFKNTFKIAVLFTLVISTVLAAGDYYSAGLYRDFIVSLKNGNRPYREIYICPASYYFHLAWGYAYYVSKYYPGLLYLDPEPALDKNKELVFVAPTRGVLPVAINKICCKKMKEEDYSRHLIKRVCYKGNVTLHHRNFRAGFYSHDWGLLPFHLSFCEVPLEAFEIYSLNPKTRSTGE; encoded by the coding sequence ATGGCAGACCATAAGAAAAAACTTCGCTATCTGTTATTGCTATTTATAATTTATAATTCGTTTTTTCTCAATAAGGCCTTTCATATTGACGACCCGTTTACTATCGGTATCGCAGAGGCAATAAATAAGAATCCGGTCATTGTGCCGTTTGAAGGAGATTCCATTGCCAGGATTATTGAAACCATACCCGTTGACCTTCTGGATAAGCCGCTGGCATTAGGAAATAATCCTTTGCTGATAGGGTATTATTATGCGCCTATAATCAGATTTCTCGGTGAGCGTGAGTTCTGGTTGCACCTTTTTCTTTTGCCGTTTTCCGTATTAGCAATCATATCAATGTACTTTCTTTCATCGAGATTCGTCGCTAGACCATTCCTGCCTACACTCCTTTTGGTTATAAGCCCGGTTTTCTTAATTATGTCCCAGAGTATTATGTTAGATATACCGCTTTTGTCTTTTTTTCTTCTTTCCGCCACAGTATTTATCTACGGAGTGGATAAAGACAACATTCCCTTGCTGTTTTTATCGGGCCTTCTGGCAGGATTGGCAAGCTTGATTAAATATTCCGGGCTCCTGCTTATTGCGCTCATGGCGCTTTATATCTTGATAAAACGTAAACAGAAACGCTATTATCTGTTTCTGCTTATACCTCTAGCGATATTTATCGTATGGTGCGGCCGCGACTTTTTATTTTACGGGAAGATATATTTTCTCGAAGTATTATCAGGGAAACTGCAAGCGATAAGACACCCGCCGCAAGGCGCATTCACGATGAGGATATTTGCCTTCCTGAGCTTTCTTTCCGGGGTGACAATCACTCCCGTATTTTTTCTTCCTTGGCTAACCAAGGTTAAGAGAAGAAAGGCGATATTATTGGTTTCTCTGGTAGCAGGATTCTTGCCAGTCTTGTTAAAAAATATTTTTATGGAATATACCGCCGTTGAAAAGACGTTTCTGGCGATGCTTTTTATATCGTCAACTTTCATAATATGCATTATGATTGAAGCCGGGATTAATTCCCTCTCGCGAAAATCACAGGATAATGATAAGGCATTCCTGGCTTTATGGTTTTTACTGGTATTGGTTTTTACCGTTGTTATCCAGTTCGTTGCAGCGAGATTCCTGCTTTTATTATTGCCACCCATGTTTATAATTATTTATCAGCAAGCAGAATCATCCGATGGGTTTTTAAGACCACTCTTTAAAAACACCTTCAAGATAGCGGTCTTATTTACGCTAGTCATTTCTACTGTTTTGGCGGCCGGGGATTATTACTCTGCCGGTTTATATCGAGACTTTATCGTTTCTTTGAAGAATGGCAACCGCCCATACAGGGAGATCTATATTTGTCCCGCCTCTTATTACTTCCATTTGGCCTGGGGATACGCATATTACGTATCTAAATATTATCCCGGGCTTTTATATTTAGATCCAGAACCGGCCTTAGATAAAAATAAAGAGCTTGTCTTTGTCGCTCCGACCCGGGGGGTGCTGCCCGTAGCCATCAATAAGATCTGTTGTAAGAAGATGAAGGAAGAAGATTACTCCAGGCATTTAATAAAGAGGGTTTGTTATAAAGGGAATGTAACGCTTCATCATCGTAATTTTCGAGCTGGCTTTTATTCTCATGACTGGGGACTTCTGCCGTTTCATCTATCGTTTTGCGAGGTGCCGCTGGAGGCGTTTGAGATCTACTCCCTTAACCCAAAAACAAGGTCAACCGGAGAATGA
- a CDS encoding radical SAM/SPASM domain-containing protein produces MLKRLQLPLRYNYIACFLTLDCNFNCDYCINWFNGRKKYKETGISGKEWVEGLNRLDCPDDLPVTIQGGEPAMHPDFIWIIKNIRMGLNIDILTNLSFNVEEFIKSVNPLRLRREAPYPSIRVSYHPSHADLDVLMTKVLKMQHAGFSVGIFGILHPGFEENILKAQQRCREAGIDFRTKEFLGEFRGRIYGTYLYPEAIGGSRQKSCFCRTSELIIGPEGNIYRCHHDLYEDSSKIGNLLDPNFEIIDIFRECSRFGECNPCDMKVKTDRFQVYGYTAVEVKDIQGKGAQ; encoded by the coding sequence ATGCTTAAAAGGCTGCAGTTGCCCTTAAGATATAATTATATAGCCTGTTTCTTGACCTTGGATTGCAACTTTAATTGTGATTACTGCATTAACTGGTTTAACGGCAGGAAGAAATATAAAGAAACAGGCATTTCCGGTAAAGAGTGGGTAGAGGGCCTAAATCGTCTCGATTGCCCCGACGACCTACCCGTTACCATCCAAGGCGGAGAACCGGCCATGCATCCGGATTTTATATGGATAATCAAAAATATCAGGATGGGTTTAAACATCGACATCCTAACCAATCTCTCATTTAATGTCGAGGAATTCATTAAGAGCGTTAATCCTCTCCGCTTGCGCAGGGAGGCGCCTTATCCCAGCATCAGGGTAAGCTATCATCCTTCCCATGCCGATTTAGACGTACTTATGACAAAGGTTTTAAAGATGCAGCATGCCGGGTTTTCCGTAGGGATTTTCGGTATTTTGCACCCCGGCTTCGAAGAAAATATTCTAAAGGCGCAACAACGCTGCAGAGAGGCGGGAATAGACTTTAGGACAAAAGAGTTCTTGGGTGAGTTTAGGGGGCGCATATACGGCACTTATCTGTATCCCGAAGCCATAGGAGGCAGTCGGCAGAAGAGTTGTTTTTGCAGAACGTCCGAACTTATTATCGGACCGGAAGGAAACATTTACCGGTGTCACCATGACCTCTATGAAGATTCTTCTAAGATAGGCAACCTTTTAGACCCGAACTTCGAAATTATAGATATATTTAGAGAATGTAGCCGGTTCGGAGAATGCAATCCTTGCGATATGAAGGTTAAGACGGACCGTTTTCAAGTTTATGGATATACTGCGGTTGAGGTAAAAGATATCCAGGGTAAAGGGGCGC
- a CDS encoding glycosyltransferase family 39 protein gives MRNKTVVAILLSLFLFHAVCNYFWIKKDYFSFSPEKFTTLSFEHELYLRLQKKTDNLKNFLNKCKGIIEFTFEAKRSQFKIIPLYTAVFNYYFGENITNAVFSNIPFLLLAILFVFLLGRDLFSREAGLLASFIISFYPSFFGASRGYGVDFAEIAIVAMTFYFLVKAANSVTMKDLATFVVMFSVAVLVTPRAAVFLIGPLFYLIYKVIQKKSSMHILKILVVFVFPLIITSLWWFPRKDLWWCVAPQVYISRLSGLFKLPLADTFSYVVKNYFIRAAGHISLLFTLAFIVALLFFAMMKMRRRAILTIFLLTPCLVLPFFINNFNRYFFPLFIGFALVTAAWLAGIKRRAVKYASIFLIILLSTLQFFDLSFGSHFLPYPLRKANKAVEDSIPEYEDWARPPDFYDEGIAAQRFFDNVYAYKEGNLQDTRVLLTGRCFDIKRGVFEYVFFVRSNRDMIKSLSICSVPDYEDYDFLIVMTYRPQSDVDCDTPDVEFFKWFDCRKQFVLYRHCPGPLHFSASKREQMCEFFKRAPVLDYHIGKKYAYYLCINPKMKSKKDASR, from the coding sequence ATGCGAAATAAAACAGTAGTTGCTATCCTGCTATCATTATTTTTGTTCCATGCCGTCTGTAATTATTTTTGGATAAAAAAAGATTACTTTTCTTTTTCTCCCGAAAAATTTACGACGCTTTCTTTTGAACACGAACTATACCTCCGATTGCAAAAAAAGACAGACAATTTAAAAAACTTTTTGAATAAATGTAAAGGCATAATAGAATTTACTTTTGAGGCTAAGCGCTCCCAATTCAAAATTATTCCTCTCTACACGGCGGTCTTTAACTATTATTTTGGGGAGAATATCACTAACGCCGTTTTTTCCAATATCCCCTTTCTTTTGCTTGCTATCTTATTTGTTTTTTTATTAGGCAGAGACCTTTTTTCAAGGGAAGCCGGTTTATTGGCAAGTTTTATAATTTCTTTTTATCCGAGTTTTTTCGGAGCCTCACGCGGCTACGGAGTTGATTTTGCCGAGATAGCCATAGTGGCAATGACATTTTATTTTTTGGTAAAAGCAGCTAATTCTGTAACGATGAAGGATTTAGCCACCTTCGTCGTTATGTTTTCGGTCGCTGTTCTTGTTACCCCACGGGCAGCAGTTTTTTTAATAGGCCCGCTATTTTATTTAATATATAAAGTCATACAAAAAAAATCCTCCATGCATATTTTGAAAATTCTGGTTGTTTTTGTTTTCCCGCTGATAATCACATCCCTATGGTGGTTCCCCAGGAAGGATCTATGGTGGTGCGTGGCTCCTCAAGTCTATATTTCACGCCTATCAGGACTTTTTAAACTACCGTTGGCGGATACCTTTTCTTATGTCGTAAAGAATTATTTTATTAGAGCAGCAGGGCATATCTCGCTGCTATTCACTTTGGCTTTTATTGTTGCTTTGCTTTTTTTTGCAATGATGAAAATGCGCCGCAGAGCAATCTTGACCATATTTTTGTTAACCCCCTGCCTCGTTCTGCCGTTTTTTATTAATAATTTTAACAGATACTTTTTCCCGCTTTTTATCGGATTCGCCTTGGTGACTGCAGCGTGGTTAGCGGGGATAAAAAGGCGGGCCGTGAAATATGCTTCTATTTTTTTGATAATTTTGCTATCTACCTTGCAATTTTTTGACTTATCTTTTGGAAGCCATTTCCTTCCTTACCCGCTCAGAAAGGCCAATAAGGCGGTAGAAGATTCCATACCTGAATATGAAGACTGGGCCCGTCCTCCAGATTTCTACGATGAAGGGATAGCTGCGCAGCGCTTCTTTGATAACGTATACGCCTATAAAGAAGGTAACCTTCAGGATACAAGAGTTCTTTTAACGGGGAGGTGTTTTGACATCAAAAGAGGGGTATTCGAGTATGTATTTTTTGTTAGGTCTAACAGGGATATGATTAAAAGCTTATCTATCTGTAGTGTGCCTGATTATGAAGATTATGATTTCCTGATTGTGATGACATATAGGCCGCAGAGCGATGTTGATTGCGATACCCCAGATGTGGAATTTTTCAAATGGTTTGATTGCAGGAAACAATTTGTTCTCTATCGTCATTGTCCCGGCCCGCTTCATTTTTCCGCTTCTAAGAGAGAGCAGATGTGTGAGTTTTTCAAAAGGGCGCCGGTATTAGATTACCATATAGGGAAAAAATACGCATATTATCTATGCATAAATCCTAAGATGAAAAGCAAAAAAGACGCTAGCCGATGA
- a CDS encoding radical SAM protein: MKTLFMFKSENFLAPIGLCTISAVAKKYGHQTYLCETNSENTMQRIADIKPDVICYSSSTGEAKHYFRLNTEIKNEFPQVFTIMGGPHPTFYPEVISEEKGLDALCIGDGEIAFVSLLSALSRKESIDAIPGIVTRNNRNIFTAGELTENLDMLPHPDFSLIYDNTPLGKYPLKSFIASRGCSYDCTYCFNKAWRNIYVGKGKMVRRNSVDYVIDQIKHVQEKWPLSCIKFYDDIFSYTADEWLEEFSKKYKERVNLPFFILTRADLLTEEMVKLLKYAGCRTISMSIESGDQGIRAQMLGRRMSDKQIVNAHRLCDRYGIYTFANCILGLPGTSVGDDIKSVDLAIKAKATWSEFPIFYPYPKTELGRYAIEKGFYKPVYKQMHTSYQYRSLLSCFSDREKNAQMNLSVLGAVAVVFPYFRSLIVRYLIYLPHNPVFTLIYHLAKTHTFRKKIYVTKTNFLSSLHIFLRSLRQEWFRHEDKNG; encoded by the coding sequence ATGAAAACTCTGTTTATGTTTAAAAGCGAGAATTTTCTAGCCCCCATCGGATTATGCACCATTTCAGCGGTTGCAAAAAAATACGGCCATCAGACGTATCTGTGCGAGACGAATTCAGAGAATACAATGCAGCGCATAGCCGATATCAAGCCCGATGTTATCTGTTATAGCTCCTCTACCGGAGAGGCCAAGCATTATTTTCGGTTAAATACCGAGATCAAAAATGAATTCCCGCAGGTATTTACGATTATGGGCGGGCCCCACCCCACATTTTACCCTGAGGTTATCTCTGAGGAGAAAGGCCTGGATGCACTTTGCATCGGGGACGGCGAGATAGCTTTTGTAAGCTTGCTTTCGGCGCTCTCCAGAAAGGAATCCATCGATGCCATCCCGGGGATTGTCACCAGGAATAATAGAAACATATTTACGGCCGGCGAGCTTACGGAAAACCTGGATATGCTGCCGCATCCAGATTTTTCATTAATTTACGATAATACCCCTTTGGGCAAATACCCCCTCAAGAGTTTTATTGCCTCCAGAGGCTGTTCTTACGATTGTACATATTGTTTTAATAAGGCCTGGCGTAATATCTATGTCGGCAAAGGAAAGATGGTGCGGCGCAATAGCGTAGATTACGTTATTGACCAGATTAAGCATGTGCAAGAGAAGTGGCCTTTAAGTTGCATTAAGTTCTATGATGACATTTTTTCGTACACCGCAGACGAATGGCTTGAGGAATTTTCCAAGAAATACAAGGAACGCGTGAACCTGCCGTTTTTTATCCTGACGAGAGCAGATCTGCTTACGGAAGAAATGGTAAAATTACTCAAATACGCCGGCTGCCGCACAATCAGCATGTCAATAGAATCGGGGGATCAAGGCATCAGGGCCCAGATGCTCGGGCGGCGCATGTCCGATAAACAGATTGTTAACGCCCATCGCCTGTGCGATAGATACGGGATTTACACCTTTGCTAACTGCATATTAGGCCTGCCGGGGACATCCGTTGGCGATGATATTAAATCGGTCGATCTGGCAATTAAGGCTAAAGCTACCTGGTCGGAATTCCCGATATTTTATCCATACCCAAAAACAGAACTCGGCAGGTATGCAATAGAGAAAGGGTTTTATAAGCCAGTTTATAAACAGATGCATACCTCCTATCAATATAGATCGCTTCTCAGCTGTTTTTCCGATAGAGAAAAAAACGCCCAGATGAATTTATCCGTATTGGGAGCGGTGGCCGTAGTTTTTCCTTATTTCCGGAGCCTGATTGTACGTTATTTAATATATCTGCCCCACAATCCAGTTTTTACATTGATTTATCATTTGGCAAAGACACATACATTCAGAAAAAAGATATATGTTACCAAAACGAATTTTTTAAGCTCGTTGCATATATTCCTGAGAAGCTTGAGGCAGGAGTGGTTTAGGCACGAGGATAAAAACGGATAG